The proteins below are encoded in one region of Ursus arctos isolate Adak ecotype North America unplaced genomic scaffold, UrsArc2.0 scaffold_24, whole genome shotgun sequence:
- the LOC130544733 gene encoding uncharacterized protein LOC130544733 — MESYGSHFPTRLVPDTQLQSGTDLCSPAVGPWADLCPSVCRDGSYGWDPGLGSVMHCTRALARIAQNSNHNPPPLPLCPVSPHSAGCYTGPRSPALVRVCKHVCVCPYVCVRMCASVHVLKCFREQAAQECRGWTGRGLCLGVPPQGCVEAGGAEAAGRAYGPGSVWGMLFLTYFISCFNTCECPEIKNCEVPMRVNRIAGIETIFLSWKQGCSPSHVTASFPVCPSWSSPDSPSSVSPASGGGDSDEGLSLAAPLRSAQIPGSLGLLAVWFPERLLRTSGGAAPGARDLVLPKSGGKGWQQRPSCFRIGFLDQHHPWRSPEDRYSPQRFQRQHWSSSWLLVSQALLCALAIGIQTLAPAQMGRT; from the coding sequence ATGGAAAGTTATGGATCACATTTCCCCACCAGGCTGGTCCCAGACACCCAGCTGCAGAGTGGGACAGACCTGTGCTCACCagctgtgggaccctgggcagACCTCTGCCCCTCTGTGTGTCGGGATGGCAGCTATGGGTGGGATCCCGGCCTGGGAAGCGTCATGCACTGCACACGAGCCCTGGCCAGAATTGCTCAAAACTCCAACCACAACCCCCCACCTTTACCACTGTGCCCTGTGAGCCCACACAGTGCCGGCTGCTACACAGGACCTCGGAGCCCAGCCCTGGTGCGTGTATGCaagcatgtatgtgtgtgcccatacgtgtgtgtgcgtatgtgtgcgtCTGTGCACGTGTTAAAATGCTTCAGAGAACAAGCAGCCCAGGAATGCAGGGGTTGGACAGGACGTGGGCTATGCCtgggggtccctccccagggctgTGTGGAGGCGGGTGGGGCTGAGGCTGCAGGAAGAGCCTACGGCCCCGGGAGTGTGTGGGGGATGCTGTTTCTCACATactttatttcctgttttaacaCATGTGAATGTCCTGAAATAAAAAACTGTGAGGTCCCCATGAGAGTGAACAGGATTGCCGGGATTGAAACCATCTTCTTGTCCTGGAAACAGGGGTGCTCCCCCAGCCATGTGACTGCGTCCTTCCCTGTCTGCCCTTCATGGTCCAGTCCGGACAGCCCATCCTCTGTCAGCCCTGCCTCGGGGGGTGGAGACTCTGACGAGGGTCTTTCCCTAGCAGCCCCCCTGCGAAGTGCCCAGATCCCAGGCTCACTTGGCCTCCTCGCTGTCTGGTTCCCTGAACGTCTTCTCAGGACCTCTGGAGGAGCTGCCCCGGGAGCCCGGGACTTGGTGCTACCCAAGTCAGGAGGCAAAGGGTGGCAACAGAGGCCCTCATGCTTTAGGATTGGATTTCTTGACCAACATCACCCTTGGAGGAGTCCTGAGGATAGATACTCTCCTCAGAGGTTCCAAAGACAGCACTGGAGCTCCAGCTGGCTCCTTGTCAGCCAGGCCTTGCTCTGTGCTCTGGCAATTGGCATTCAGACCCTGGCTCCTGCACAGATGGGAAGGACCTGA